The DNA window atttgagactgggacggaggttcaccttccagcaggacaatgaccgtaagcatactgctaaagcaacacgagtggtttaaggggaaacatttgaatggcctagtcaaagcctagacctcaatccaattgagaatctgtggtatgacttaaagattgctttacaccagcggaacccatccaacttggaggagatggagcagtttagccttgaagaatgggcaaaaatccaagTGGcttgatgtgccaagcttatagagacataccccaagagacttgcagctgtaaatactgcaaaaggtgactctacaaagtattgactttggggaggGGAGATAATTTGAGCGTTCATAactttctgtttttttgtcttatttcttgtttgtttcacaataaaaaatatttagcatcttcaaagtggtaggcaaaCCCTCCCCcccaaatccattttaattccaggttgtaaagcaacaaaataggaaaaatgccaagggaggTGAATACTTTCATAAGCCACtgtatgaaaaatacagatgaaaactctctaggtagatagtgtgagCAATAGCTCAatacttccttagatatcgtgcaccagctgttatttacaaaaagaCACAGTCTGCCTccccgccccttgtcttaccagacgccgctgttctatcctgccggtctAGCGTGtaaccagctgtatgttgatagtatcgtctttcagccacgactccgtgaagcattagatgttagtttttaatgtcccgttggtagtttaatgtTCCGCGTAGCTcgtcgattttattttccaaagattgtgtgtttgctagcagaatggagggaagtgggggtttattcgcctacaaattctcagaaggcagcactttggcccctttttctctgctgcctcttcacgcaaatcacggggatctgggcctgttcccgagaaagcattATATCCTTCGCCTCGGGCTCATCAGAGTCatgaaaggaaaaaaaggattctgctcgtctgtggtgagtaatcgcagtcctgatgtctagaagttattttcggtcataagaaacattttatatttgagattctttgccttgatgacagatttgcacactcttggcattctctcaaccagcttcacctggaatgcttttccaagttgaagttcccacatatgctgtgcacttgttggctgcttttccttcactctgtggtccaactcatcccaaaccatctcatttgctTTGCTggttgtcaccagcaaagcaaccccacaccatcacaccacctcctccatgcttcacggtgggaaccacacatgcggagatcatccattcacctactctgcgtctcacaaagacacagcggttggaaccaaaaatctcaaatttggactcatcagaccaaaggacagatttccaccagtctaatgtccattactcatgtttcttggcccaagaaagtatcttcttattattggtggtttctttgcagcaattcaaccacgagggcctgattcacacagtctcctctgaacagttgatgttgagatgtctgttacttgagctcggtgaagcatttatttgggctgcaatttctgaggcaattaactctaatgaacctattctctgcagcagaggtaactctgggtctttctttcctatggcggccctcatgagagccagtttcataaaAGCACTTgacggtttttgcgactgcacttgaagaaactttcaaagatcTTAAAATGTTCCTCATTGACGAACCTTCAcattttaaagtaatgatggattgttgtttctctttgcttatttgagctgttcttgccataatatggacttggtcttttaacagATAGGGCTTCTGTATacaccccctaccttgtcacaacacaacagattggctcaaatgtattaagaaggaaagaatttccacaaattaacttttaacaacctgttaattgaaatgcattccagttgactacctcatgaagctggttgagagaatgccaagagtgcaaagctgtcatcaaggcaaagggtggctaatttaaagaatctaaaatcgaaatagtaaccaaaaaactgttaaacaaaaaaactatatgattccatatgtgttgtttaatagtttattattctacattgtagaaaatagtcaaaattaagaaaaacccttgaattaatagttgtgtccaaacttttgactggtactgtatactgttcTCGACAGTTCATTCTAATATTTCAactactgtacattgcattttAGTTGCACTGTTTATACCCTgcgcatatttatttatatactgcatTCTTGACGTAGCTCATTaatatatctactgtacatatcattcctagTATATCTTGTATAAATTCATCCGGTGTAGACACgtatagattgcatttggattaTTGTTGcagtgctatttgggttgttaatCTGTTAcgatttttctagattttttaaatattttttttgtgtaactttgacattttactgcattgttagcaagtagcataagcatttcgctgcacccgctataacatctgctaaactgtgtacgcaaccaataaactttgatttgatgagaCTATTTGTTCAGGATGAATTGTTTGTCTTGGCGAAATAAAGCGGCAGTTTTAGATGGTTTTCTCCGCCACGTCATGGCATTGAAGTGACACTAGTTTGTATCTCAAGGACATTCCCTTCACATGAATGTGATTATAACCCCGATGGGATTTGAAAGGACAGAGTGTGACAGTGTCTACCGTGGGGGAAAGAACTCTCTGCCATCCACCGGAGTTGTGCGAATGGAGAGAAATGTGTGAGAAGCCCATGTCTTTGGTGAAGCCACACATGACTATCTACCACCTGTAGATAGTCATGTGTGGCTTCACCAAAGACATGGGCTTCTCACACATCTTTGTAGGCAAAGCAAATGCTTGGCTTCTTATTCAGACAAGTGTCTTTTAGGCTGTCTCTCGTGcacaccttctctctcttccttttctcaTCATATTTTATTATTGCAAGCCTCAACGTTTGACTGTAATCCATCCAAGTCTGTTTTTGGATCATGGTCCAACTTCTCCCTTCACTTAATTTGTAACCAGGTAAGCCGATTAGACCTCATTTTCTCATCCTACATACTACACAATCATGTTTTTCTTAGCTCAAATGCAATTATGCAGTTCAGTGACAAATCCATCAATATTTAGTAGCTAAATCCCACTGCCTGACAGTCTTTTATTCTGGCTACTGTTCATGGCGACAGATGCTGTGGGGCTAAAAGTGACAGAGATACACATCAGATGACAAGAATGACGAAAAAAAACAGTGAAGGCAATTCATTCTAGAGACATTTACGCGAGACATAGATAAGATTGGCAGAATGCTGAAATGaaatatcagagagagagagaggtgatactGTTTAAATAAAGCCACAACTTTTAAGATTGTGGCCTGAACAATACTACATAATTTTTATCCTTGGATTCATTCCTTTTATTCCTGTATATTGGCTGGCAAGATGACATACTCCCCAGTCAAAGGTCATTCTCCTGTGTGAATTGAAATACAATCTATGGACAAGTAATTCCACTGAGAGGTACAGGACAATACTGTGGGGCATTGGGCATCCCTGATAAGCAAGGTTGCTCAGTAAGTGCAGTAGTTCTAAGATTTGAATGAAAGGCATTCTCTATCCAGAGGTGGTCCCGTTGACTAGTAGACCCAGCTGTATTCACTGAGCTAACATCTTACTCATACCTTCATTGCTCAGAATTGAATTGCGGGCGAAGGTTCAATAGTCTACTTGTTGCTGTCCGCTTCCTCCCAGCTCAGCTCCTATAACTGCTGTCAGTGGGCAAGAGATACGGATAGTTTATTTTATCCATTATTTCACCACCTGCGAGTCCATACGTTAGCGACTTCAACTGACCGGGGATATGGAAGAAGCCCTCAACAGCACTATACATCCGACCTGTTTACAAGAACCTCCGCTGGCTGTCGATATCATAAAGCGTGAGTGACACAGATTACATTATCTATCAGTTCGCAAATAGTGTTTCATTATAGATGTCGGTGTCATTTTTAAAGCACGTTATTATAACACATGTTTGGGACGCGGGAGCTGGTTTTTAATGTTTGATTTACTGCAGTAACTTAACTCTCAAGTTAGCAACATATTTTACATATCATTTACCAACTGGGGTCATTTTGAACGCAAGAAGAAACTATTGGAAAAGCAATTATTGGAAAAGCAATAATCGCAAAATATAAACTTTTTTCTTATCAAAACATCATTAGACATTTAATTAATGttaccttttaaaaaaaatgataaacAGACCGCTATGTTAGAAAAATTACAATAATTGGCATGTTCTTTCAAACGAAAAGGCAAACATGTTATTTATATGATGTGCATCTTTTTCCCAAAGTACTATCCACATTACTACCAAAAAGTTAATTTAGAGAAAAGTTCAAATTGCCTcccaattttttttaaaggcccATATTGATACAGAAACACTAAATAATTATTTACATTCGTTAAGGATAAGTTGATTGTCAAAGTCAAGAAAAATGTTAAGGTTTGAATAAACCACCTATGTATATTCAAACATATGCTTCTGGGGTCAAAGTGACCCCAGTTGGTAGCTTGAGATTTAACatatgtattaatttgtaaatTCATTATTTCATTGATTAATTAATTCACTTTCCAGTTCACAGAGCCATCTTCAATACACGTGCAAGCCCAATAAACAGCTTCTGAGTAAACATGTCTGTACTGAATACTCAGgaagaaaaaggtgtagattcacgcgcAGAGCGCTGCAGGGGATTTTTTCGCCTTCGCTaaaggcaggaatcgtggtcacaggcaggcaatggtcataaacaggcaggtgaatcaaaactagggCTGAAGGCcataactggttctcacaaacgagctaggaaaagACTGATGAGACCAGGcgagtaactaacacaggtgaaatgcatcatctgcacatctatcactccagtgttaatttgctaaattgtaattacttcgctactatggcctatgtattgccttaccgccttactccatttgcactcactgtatatagatttttttaattgttattgactgtgtttgtttatcccatgtgtaactctgtgtttttgtcgcactgctttgctttatcttggccaggtcgcagttgtaaatgagaacttgttctcaactggcctacctggttaaataaagttgggaaaaataataataatctatgaacaaaaatgaaagacagggctaagttcaagaacacaacgaaacaggccTACCTTCAAGAACACAACGAAATAGGACACTaggttgacaaaaaaaaaaaaacagaacctTACAATGTCCTTCAAATTGTAGGCTACAGTCTGTGGTACAGGCTGTTTAGAGGGACAGCATTGGCTGTGCTCATGCTATGTTTGATTAAATCTCTTTCTGCCCATTTTCAAATGTCCATGTGTAGGCTACAGATGTGAATATTTGGTTTCTCCACAGTCATCTTCTGTCCTCAGAAGTAGCATGATGGATCATTTAATATGAATGACAAATTACCTTTCATCCTTTACATTCAGGTTGCATCTCTTTAAGAGTAATTTACGTTTCTGCAGATAGCCTTGATCTCAGTCCATATTAGCCATTCAGGGTAGCCATTCAGGGTACACTTAGCTGGCTTTTCACTGGACCGAAGTGAAGTATTGTTGGGATCTCATTTGCACTCAACCTCAAAAGAAGCTGTAGCTAAATAAGAAGTCTAAATTGATGCTGTTTCACAAATACTGTTGTGTCCAATCCATGGGGACGTGGTCAGGGCACTGACCTATCCTAAAGTGGGGTTGTTGTTGCCAGGGGCTGCGGCTTAGATTACAATAAACGGTCCAGTAATGGATTTCACAATGACCtgtacaacctctctctctctctcccttatctaGAGCTGGATGTCTTTGGGGTGGCTCTGTACTCCATGCTGACCCTCATGTCTACAATGTCCCTGCTACTATACCTGGAGGAGTGTGTGTTTATCTATAGAAAAGTCCCGTCTCCCAAGAAGACAACTATTATGTGGGTAAATGGAGCTGCACCGGTAAGAACTAAGCTCCCTGTTTTCAGTAGCCATCACCATAGacagtaccaggcaaaagtttgaacacacctactcattccagggtttttctttattcttacaattttctacattgtagaataatagtgaagatatcaaaaactatgaaataacacacgtggaataatgtagtaaccaaaaaagtgttaaacaaatcaaaatatattttatacttgagattcttcaaagtagccactctttgcattgatgacaactTTTTCAAGATGTAAATGAGAATGGCTGtcattctgtgttcatatttttgGTCATGACTATTTGATGTTGTAGTTATATGAATTAGAACCGTGTGGACGGTGAATAGATGGCTGAACGTATCattcgattaaggcagcccccccacacctctctgattcagaggggtcgggttaaatgtggaagacacatttcagttgaatgcattcagttgtacaactgactaggtttccccctttcccttcctttccatttctgtctctgtttcaggtCATTGCTACCATGGCTTGTTTTGGTATGTGGATCCCAAGGGCAACCATGTTTACAGATATGACCTCTAATTCGTAAGTTTCCTCTCACCCACACAGTACTTActgctctctccccccttctgtctctccttttctctctctctcttgttcttgttttctctctctctttttttctctttctctctttctcttctctctctctctctctttctctttcacatacTCTCCTATAAAGGCAAACACATGTGTACTATACTTTACTATAGAGATGCAGTGCTCTTCCTCCTGTAATAATGAGCTGACAGGGAACTATAGCAAGTAGCACTGACATAAAGCAGAGGCTTTTTAATGAATGCACTCTTTGACCACAGTTTAATCCGTTTCTTAATCATTACGCTGTGTCAGTGTATGGGAAAGATCAGAGATCAGACCACATCCACAGAAATACAATAAATGACACAAGCAAACACAAACTTTTTTGGGGACACAAACAAAAGTTGAATGGGCAGACTAACTGGTTTTGAAGGTTGGTCACACACTCGTTATGTGTGTACATAGCCCTTTGAcgtattccacatgttgttgttgttatagctTGAAAACAAAATGGATCAAAAAAGATATATCCTCAACCAGTCTGTGGTACAGGTTGTTTAGAGGGACAGCATTGGCTGTGCTCACGCTATGTTTGATTAAATCTCTTTCTGCCCATTTTCAAATGTCCATGTGTAGGCTACAGATGTGAATATTTGGTTTCTCCACAGTCATCTTCTGTCCTCAGAAGTAGCATGATGGATCATTTAATATGAATGACAAATTACCTTTCATCCTTTACATTCAGGTTGCATCTCTTTAAGAGTAATTTACGTTTCTGCAGATAGCCTTGATCTCAGTCCATATTAGCCATTCAGGGTACACTTAGGCAGCTGGCTTTTCACTGGACCGAAGTGAAGTATTGTTGGGATCTCATTTGCACTCAACCTCAAAAGAAGCTGTAGCTAAATAAGAAGTCTAAATTGATGCTGTTTCACAAATACTGTTGTGTCCAATCCTTGGGGACGTGGTCAGGGCACTGACCTATGCTAAAGTAGGGTTGTTATTTGAGATCGAACATCTCTtttagcatggtgaagttattaattacactttggatggtgtatcaatacacttagtcactacaaagatacaggcgtactgcctaactcagttgccggagaggaaggaaacagctcagggatttcaccatgaggcaaatggtgactttaaaacagttacaacgtTTAATAGTAGGATGGATCAACGACATtgtaagaatttgttgttaactgattgcctagttaaatgaaattAAGATAAATAAAAagattgtagtgactccacaatactaaccaaaatgacaaagtgaaaagaagaaagcctgttcagaataaaaatattccagaacacgaatcctgtttgcaataaggcactaatgtgatactgcaaaacatgtgtcctgaatagaaagtgttatgtttggggcaaatccaatacaacaaatcactgagtaccactctccatatttgcaagcatagtggtggctacatcatgttatgtgtatgcttgtaatcgttaagtacttgtgagtttttcaggataaagaataaatggaatggagttaAGCATacgcaaaatcctagaggaaaacctggtttattctgctttatttattattattaatattacgTAGTAAATCTGCTGAACAATACATCATATAGCCTCAGAAATAGTGACAAATTATTGATacgggtttgaatactttctgaaggcactgtatcttccaAGTAAACACTCTTCTTTTCTCTATAGGTACTTTGCAGTGGTGGTATATAAGGTCTTAATTCTGCTGAtagaggagagtgggggtagCGAGACCTTTCTGAAGCGCAATTACAAGAAAACCTTCAAGATCAGTACAGGaccatgctgctgctgctgtccttGCCTGCCCCGCGTTCTGGTCACACGGTAACCAGTGGCACACCAGAGTCGGTCATCAAACAGCACTATCTTAGCCAAACTGGTTTGGTTATGATGATAATTATTATTATGAAGACATGTAAAATTGTCACATTTACTTTATCTTTCAACATAAATCAGGTCACATGATGTCACATGCTCAGGTCACTCTTGGGCCAGATTATTCTTTGTGTTGGGTAATGTATACAGTGGTAAAAACATGTTAATAACTCTGGGCTGTTTTCATTCAGGCGTATGTTATTCCTGCTGAAGCTGGGGGCTCTTCAGTATGCTATCTTAAAGACACTTCTCTCAATCCTCTCCATAATATTGTGGACCAACGGCAACTTTGATATTTCTGATGCAAGTAATAAACTTCCTTCTTGTGAAAATCCTGTCAGCAAAAAgaaacacactctctacactttACGTTTCCAACCGATCCTGGTGGCATGCCATGTAGGTCCACTATGCATAACCTACCCTCTTTGACCTTTCTCCACGTCTCAATGTTTAGCTTGAGATCACAAACACGGCGAGTTGGATCAACCCATTTCTAGGGGTTCTCACCATCATCTCCCTTTGGTCTGTCGCCATCATGTTCATGAACACATGCAACACACTGCGTAGCGTCAGGATCATACCTAAGTATGCCATGTACCAGGTGAGTCCGACCTTACTGCACCAACCAGCTAGTCAAGGAACTGCCTTTTTCTAAGTGCCATTGATGAGAATACATAATCTGCTGTCATTTACTTAGTCCTTGACCTTGGCTTTCTGGAATGTTTTGTCTGATTGGGTCTGGCAGTGTCCGTTCCTACATCCTAATATTCAATGTATCTTCATGAAGCCACTGGTCATGTGTCCATAGCTGGTGCTGGTGCTCAGTCAGCTGCAGACGGCCATTATTAACGTCCTGGCCTTGGATGGAACCATTGCCTGCTCCCCGCCCTTCTCCTCTAGAGCCCGTGGCACCAGTAAGTGACAAAACAGGGCCAAACGAGAGCCATTACTTGATCAATATGACGTCTGTGTCCTCCAACCCTGTCtggtgtgtgtctatctgtctgtctgcagtgttGAGTCAGCAGCTAATGATTGTGGAGATGTTCATCATCACCCTGGTCACCCGGGCATTGTACCGCCGCACTTATGACCCATTGCCCTCCGACCCCCACGAGACTGACAACGACCAGAACACCAATATCAGCCCACAGGCACCACAGTGGGAGCATGCTGCCTGAGAGATTGTGGTGGAGTGAATAGAgagagtgtatgtatgtgtgtgtgtgtgtgtgtgtgtgtgtgtgtgtgtgtgtgtgtgtgtgtgtgtgtgtgtggttgcgtgcttatgtgtgtgagagtgtatcAACAGGCTTTAATAACCTCACTATATAATCTCGCAAATATTAAtttacagtagctaggtttcgaACCTGTTGGGACAGATTTTCATTTGAATATTCTAAAATATGCAGTAATCAAATATGTGAATTTTCCCAcaagagatgtgtttccatcaaaatGACTTGTAGATAAAAGTATTTGCATTATGACATGGTGCTACTCGTGCTGACATAGTGCTACTCGTGCACATAAAAATGACTTTTGCGGGTAAATTCCCATATACCgaataaaaaaatacaagttaaatgggtttccatcgcgttttcaactctactgatggctTTGTCACAAAGCCacaaaaatgttttgtcacaaaaaaataTTGTGTTATTTAGCGATTGTGCCCACTCTAGTATTGGCACGttcgctctagccaacagctcgttCGGGTATAGCCTAAAaaaatgagattattatggacaaaagaacgagattatttttatttgtcagctggcagtcaagcatcgatcatcatgtcaccagaataagacccccGATATTTATTGGAacggagcatcaagctcatcactttAGGCTTTcaccacagacagagacacagaccagACAAGGTTGGAGGGCATTTCGGTAGAATGCGTTCAGTTGTGCAACACTGTGAAGTTCATCCTAAATGATTTCATCTGTAACCTACTTAACTTCATACCTTCCCGAGTCATAGTGGTAGGACCACACAGCCATGTCATCGCGTGACTTCAAATGTACTTCTATATTATGGTTAGTATATCAATATTTGAGAATAAAAGCGTTTAAAGCGACATTTCTAGCATAAGGAATTTTACCGATATTAGAAAATTCTACCTTGCCTAGTATATTAAGTTTAGTTGAAATGTGGAAAGTTTACCAACAAATGTTCTGTTTCccatcaggcctgtcattacattttttatccgacatgtacattactcgcataaaaaggttggatggaaacctggttactaTTGTTGTATTTTTATATGACTTTTGTCTTGATTGTGTCCTATATTCTGCTGTTGTAGTTTTTGGTTAATCCTGTAGGCCTATAACATAGGCTACAGTAATTCTATTTTAAAAGTTTAGTTGTATTATGCTGAATATAACGTTAGGACATATACCTCCAACAACAACATATCTGTCCCATCCATATTGCCTCAGCTCTTAGCACGGCTATGTGGAGTTGGATATGTGAGGGTTTTGGAAATACGTTTATAAACCAAAATGTGTTAAATAGTTGgataaaatgtgtattttgtatTCATATCAATAAATATAGTGTATTACATCTTTATGCAAATGATTGTGTGTTACGTTCAAATGATTACAATGCATTTCGCGCCCTCTTATGGTATTGGAGTGATTTGTAAGTAGCCTGGGGGAAACAGGCACTTACATTTTCTTCAAGATATCTGTTTACCAAATAACATTTGGATTAATGCATTCTGCTTCTTACGAGATTAGTTGGAAGAACATCGGCTATTCCTAAACAGTGGCGCGGTATTGTTCATGAAATTGCATGTCCAGTTTGTCTGAACAAGAGCCCAGAAGGTATACATGACCAATAATTATATACCCTCATCTAAAGTCATAACAATAAATTCCCTCCAAATGGCAAGTTACAATGACGTTCCTGCTAGCTAGACAAAAGAGCACTTTGATGCCAACTGCCCCATGGCAAATTTGTATCATTCTGGTGAAGGGAGAGGTTATGTCAGCCAATAAGGTTGCACGTCCTGCTGTCACGTGGGTCGgaattagacacacacacaccgtacttCCGAATGCATCAATGTAACATGGGGGGCT is part of the Oncorhynchus clarkii lewisi isolate Uvic-CL-2024 chromosome 10, UVic_Ocla_1.0, whole genome shotgun sequence genome and encodes:
- the LOC139419589 gene encoding organic solute transporter subunit alpha-like isoform X3; translation: MLTLMSTMSLLLYLEECVFIYRKVPSPKKTTIMWVNGAAPVIATMACFGMWIPRATMFTDMTSNSYFAVVVYKVLILLIEESGGSETFLKRNYKKTFKISTGPCCCCCPCLPRVLVTRRMLFLLKLGALQYAILKTLLSILSIILWTNGNFDISDLEITNTASWINPFLGVLTIISLWSVAIMFMNTCNTLRSVRIIPKYAMYQLVLVLSQLQTAIINVLALDGTIACSPPFSSRARGTMLSQQLMIVEMFIITLVTRALYRRTYDPLPSDPHETDNDQNTNISPQAPQWEHAA
- the LOC139419589 gene encoding organic solute transporter subunit alpha-like isoform X1 — translated: MEEALNSTIHPTCLQEPPLAVDIIKQLDVFGVALYSMLTLMSTMSLLLYLEECVFIYRKVPSPKKTTIMWVNGAAPVIATMACFGMWIPRATMFTDMTSNSYFAVVVYKVLILLIEESGGSETFLKRNYKKTFKISTGPCCCCCPCLPRVLVTRRMLFLLKLGALQYAILKTLLSILSIILWTNGNFDISDLEITNTASWINPFLGVLTIISLWSVAIMFMNTCNTLRSVRIIPKYAMYQLVLVLSQLQTAIINVLALDGTIACSPPFSSRARGTMLSQQLMIVEMFIITLVTRALYRRTYDPLPSDPHETDNDQNTNISPQAPQWEHAA
- the LOC139419589 gene encoding organic solute transporter subunit alpha-like isoform X2 is translated as MRPELDVFGVALYSMLTLMSTMSLLLYLEECVFIYRKVPSPKKTTIMWVNGAAPVIATMACFGMWIPRATMFTDMTSNSYFAVVVYKVLILLIEESGGSETFLKRNYKKTFKISTGPCCCCCPCLPRVLVTRRMLFLLKLGALQYAILKTLLSILSIILWTNGNFDISDLEITNTASWINPFLGVLTIISLWSVAIMFMNTCNTLRSVRIIPKYAMYQLVLVLSQLQTAIINVLALDGTIACSPPFSSRARGTMLSQQLMIVEMFIITLVTRALYRRTYDPLPSDPHETDNDQNTNISPQAPQWEHAA